GGTTGCCGATGCCACTAAATGGGAATGTGATGAGGTAATTGTCTGTGCATTGAGAGGCAGGCTTATTCGGTGGATGTTTCTTGCCGGAATATACAGTGCATTATTGGCAATACCAGCGCTCCCCTATAAGGTTATGGGTTTTTCAAAAAGTCTGCTGATTGTTATATTTGTGTTCTCTGCTACTGCAGCTGCATCGGATATCGCAGTAGGTGTGATCAATATTTATGCCAGGAAAAGCCAGAGAGCTTTTCCAGCTACATCAATTTTTACAAATTTGACAATCAGCCTGCTATTTATTATTGGAGCCTTGGTGATTATGCAATCGCTTGGCATCTCCGTCACTCCATTATTGACAGCGTTGGGGGTCGGTGGTTTAGCGGTAGCATTGGCACTACAGGATACATTATCTAATTTTTTTGCCGGGCTGCATATCTTAGTTTCGCGGCCAATACGGCCAGGTGATTATATCCGCTTAGATACCGGTGAAGAGGGCTATGTGGTGGATATTACCTGGAGAAACACCTCACTTAAAGATATCACTGAGAATATGATAGCCGTGCCAAACTCCAAAATGGCGGCAGCAAAAATTGTAAACTTCGCACTTCCAACTAAAAATGTCATCATACTAGTACCAATAGCCGTTATCTATAGCAGTAATCTGGAACAGGTGGAGCAGATTACTGCTGAGGTTGCAAAAGAAGTGATGAGTCAGGTTCCAGGTGGTGTTCCAGACTATGAGCCGGTAGTCAGATTCCACAGTTTTGGTGAATATAGTGTTCAGTTTCATGTCGTGATGTGCGTTCAGGAATTTGCTGCACAATACCTTGTAAAACATGAATTTATTAAAAGGCTGCATCAGCAATATCGGAGTGAGGGGATCAGGGTGCCCTATCCTGAGCAAACGATTTATCTTCGAAAAGAAGATGAGTAATCAATTTGAGATGAGTATAGGAATTCATAGGTCTATGTAGAAGTTATGAATAAATTAACATAGCTTCTTCTAGGAGGCCTTAAAATGAAATTTGATTCGTTAGCTTATCCTTATGCATCACAGCGCAATGTGGTTTTTGCCAATAAAGGGATGGTAGCTACCTCCCAGCCTTTGGCCGCTCAGGCAGGGATGGATATACTGAAGCAAGGCGGCAATGCGATTGATGCTGCAGTTGCAGCCGCAGCCTGCTTAACCGTTGTAGAGCCAACGTCAAATGGTATCGGTGGTGATGCCTTTGCCTTAGTTTGGCATAATCAAAGTCTGTATGGCTTAAATGCCAGCGGGCCGGCACCACGAGGTTTATCGGTGGATGTCATAAAGAACGCAGGGTTTACAGAAATTCCAGCAACAGGGTGGATTCCTGTTACCGTTCCAGGTGCACCTGCAGCTTGGGCTGAAATGACTAAGCGTTTTGGCAGTTTATCATTAAGTCAACTTCTGAAGCCGGCAATTGATTACGCTGAAAGAGGCTATCCGGTTTCACCGACAACCAGCCGCAATTGGCTGAAGGCTGTAGCTCATTACAAGCAAACTCTCAAGGCCGATTATTTCCGGTACTGGTTTGATACTTTTTGTATTGCTGGGCGTGCTCCAGCTATTGGAGAGAGTTGGCGAGCTCCAGATATGGCAAAAACGCTGCAATTAATTGCCGAAAGTGATGGAGTTGCTTTTTATCATGGGCAATTAGCTGAAGCAATTGATACATTCTCTCAACAGACAGGCGGCTATCTGCGTGGCGAAGATTTAGCTGCCTACCAGCCAGAATGGGTTGATCCAATTAACATTTGCTACCGTGGGTACGATATCTGGGAGATCCCTCCTAATGGGCATGGGCTGGTAGCTTTGTCGGCATTAAATATTTTAAAGGGTTTTGAATTTGAAGCCAGAGATTGCTGGGAAACTTATCATAGACAAATAGAAGCGATGAAATTAGCTTTCGCGGATGGTCAGAAGTTTATTGCTGACCGGAACAAAATGAAAGTTACTGTCGCAGATTTACTGGATGAACACTACGCAGAGCAACGTCGGAACTTAATTGGCAGTAAAGCTGGAATACCTGAAGCGGGTGATCCTCGGAGCGGCGGTACCGTTTATCTGGCGACAGCCGATCAATTCGGCAATATGGTATCCTTTATTCAGAGCAATTATATGGGGTTTGGTTCAGGACTTGTTGTGCCAGGAACGGGAATTAGCTTGCATAACCGCGGTCATAATTTTGTACTTCAGAAAGATCACGCGAATTGCTTAGAACCTGGTAAGCGCCCATATCATACAATCATTCCTGGATTTATTACAAAGAATAGTCAAGCAGTCGGGCCTTTTGGTGTTATGGGAGCCTTTATGCAGCCACAAGGCCATGTGCAAGTTGCTATGAATACGATTGACTTTCATCTAAATCCGCAAGCCGCTTTAGATGCGCCGCGCTGGCAATGGATTTCAGGAAAAACAGTTGAAATTGAACAGGGTACATCAGAAAAAATTATTGAAGGATTGATGGAAGCCGGTCATGATGTCAGGGTTATTGCCGATCCTACTGGTTTTGGCCGTGGTCAAATAATCTGGCGTACTGATAAACAGAGTTTTGCTGGTGGAACTGAAGCACGAACCGATGGGACAATTGCATGCTGGTAAAAAAAAATACGCCATTCATTGGCGTATTTTTTCTTACAAATTCATTGACCTGAAAAAAATGGAGGTATTTAGCAAATAATGACGAAATATTAACAATAATTATTAAATGGCATTACAATTATCGGTAATTGCAGATGAATTTAACGCGAGTTAAGAGCAAAGGAGACGGCGGGGATAGATATGCAAAGACTACAGATCAGTTTTCAT
The Sporomusaceae bacterium FL31 genome window above contains:
- the ggt gene encoding gamma-glutamyltranspeptidase encodes the protein MKFDSLAYPYASQRNVVFANKGMVATSQPLAAQAGMDILKQGGNAIDAAVAAAACLTVVEPTSNGIGGDAFALVWHNQSLYGLNASGPAPRGLSVDVIKNAGFTEIPATGWIPVTVPGAPAAWAEMTKRFGSLSLSQLLKPAIDYAERGYPVSPTTSRNWLKAVAHYKQTLKADYFRYWFDTFCIAGRAPAIGESWRAPDMAKTLQLIAESDGVAFYHGQLAEAIDTFSQQTGGYLRGEDLAAYQPEWVDPINICYRGYDIWEIPPNGHGLVALSALNILKGFEFEARDCWETYHRQIEAMKLAFADGQKFIADRNKMKVTVADLLDEHYAEQRRNLIGSKAGIPEAGDPRSGGTVYLATADQFGNMVSFIQSNYMGFGSGLVVPGTGISLHNRGHNFVLQKDHANCLEPGKRPYHTIIPGFITKNSQAVGPFGVMGAFMQPQGHVQVAMNTIDFHLNPQAALDAPRWQWISGKTVEIEQGTSEKIIEGLMEAGHDVRVIADPTGFGRGQIIWRTDKQSFAGGTEARTDGTIACW
- the yhdY_2 gene encoding putative MscS family protein YhdY, whose translation is MIESLLLTQIGTAFGLVAGSLLAGYVVERYLLAKLKKVADATKWECDEVIVCALRGRLIRWMFLAGIYSALLAIPALPYKVMGFSKSLLIVIFVFSATAAASDIAVGVINIYARKSQRAFPATSIFTNLTISLLFIIGALVIMQSLGISVTPLLTALGVGGLAVALALQDTLSNFFAGLHILVSRPIRPGDYIRLDTGEEGYVVDITWRNTSLKDITENMIAVPNSKMAAAKIVNFALPTKNVIILVPIAVIYSSNLEQVEQITAEVAKEVMSQVPGGVPDYEPVVRFHSFGEYSVQFHVVMCVQEFAAQYLVKHEFIKRLHQQYRSEGIRVPYPEQTIYLRKEDE